In one Solanum dulcamara chromosome 1, daSolDulc1.2, whole genome shotgun sequence genomic region, the following are encoded:
- the LOC129890214 gene encoding single-stranded DNA-binding protein, mitochondrial — protein MASTLSRKLLRMMLTNPSSIKASKLSSVSFCTKISSATDDFSSPDSDHTQLGPASDSEPESTGFSSPSASELKQERKFIERPLENGLDAGIYKAIMVGQVGQTPIQKRLKSGRTVILLSLGTGGIRNNRRPFDNEDPREYANRCAVQWHRVSVYPERLGEMAMKSIFPGSILYVEGNLETKIFTDPITGLVRRIREIAIRKNGRLVFLAKGGSEGQQQSQAEIKGVGYY, from the exons ATGGCGTCTACACTATCGAGAAAGCTCTTACGTATGATGCTGACGAACCCTAGCTCAATAAAAGCCTCGAAGCTCTCTTCAGTGTCTTTTTGCACAAAAATCTCTTCAGCCACAGACGATTTCTCTTCTCCGGATTCGGACCACACTCAATTGGGGCCCGCTTCGGACTCCGAACCAGAATCAACTGGGTTTTCATCACCTTCAGCTTCCGAGTTGAAGCAAGAACGCAAATTCATTGAACGTCCCCTCGAGAATGGCTTGGACGCTGGTATTTACAAG GCAATCATGGTTGGTCAAGTTGGCCAGACACCAATACAAAAGAGGTTGAAAAGTGGGAGGACAGTGATTCTGCTATCTCTTGGAACAGGTGGAATTCGGAACAACAGGAGGCCATTTGATAATGAAGACCCAAGAGAATATGCCAATAGGTGTGCAGTTCAGTGGCACAGAGTCTCGGTCTATCCAGAGAGGTTGGGGGAAATGGCTATGAAGAGTATTTTTCCAGG TTCAATCTTGTATGTGGAGGGTAACCTTGAAACAAAAATCTTCACTGATCCTATCACTGGTCTCGTACGGCGCATACGAGAGATTGCTATACGAAAAAATG GTCGTCTGGTTTTCCTTGCGAAAGGAGGGAGTGAAGGCCAGCAGCAATCACAAGCAGAAATCAAAGGGGTTGGTTATTACTAA